The following are from one region of the Pygocentrus nattereri isolate fPygNat1 chromosome 20, fPygNat1.pri, whole genome shotgun sequence genome:
- the spaca9 gene encoding sperm acrosome-associated protein 9 — MNEVRERLLSIEQRHKRFKQQQFTFIAALERSREHAHDKTEPVSSVAQVRKYMIHHCSNATDRRIFSLFLDIMADLEAVFKLVESMLSAQSHSSEALETCKKLLSPNCNISQLRAHYPHDEINRLSCNEARNYYGGVVSVIPLALDLLKVASFKHTSTADPTLPSPTSTATDGLPQHTVANTAQNMFADQSKKTTYTSTQSATAVSKGTGGWHAGKPAWRPPGRTRI; from the exons ATGAACGAGGTGCGGGAGAGATTGCTGTCCATCGAGCAGAGGCATAAACGCTTCAAGCAGCAGCAGTTTACGTTCATCGCGGCTCTGGAGAGATCCAGGGAGCACGCTCATGACAAAACGGAGCCTGTCTCTTCTGTAGCTCAG GTGCGGAAGTACATGATCCACCATTGCAGCAATGCCACAGACAGGCggatcttctctctctttctggacATAATGGCTGATCTTGAGGCGGTGTTCAAACTTGTGGAGTCCATGTTATCTGCCCAAAGCCATTCGAGTGAAGCTCTGGAGACCTGTAAGAAGCTTCTCAGCCCAAACTGCAACATCAGCCAGCTACGGGCACA CTACCCACATGATGAGATCAACCGACTGAGCTGTAATGAAGCAAGAAACTACTATGGTGGGGTAGTGAGTGTGATTCCCTTGGCTCTGGACCTGCTCAAAGTGGCTAGCTTCAAGCACACAAGCACTGCTGACCCAACCCTACCTTCTCCTACTTCAACAGCCACAGATGGGCTTCCTCAGCACACAGTAGCCAACACTGCACAAAACATGTTTGCAGATCAGAGTAAGAAAACCACATATACCTCCACACAATCTGCAACGGCTGTGTCTAAAGGTACAGGTGGATGGCATGCAGGGAAACCTGCCTGGAGACCACCAGGCCGCACAAGGATATGA
- the tsc1a gene encoding TSC complex subunit 1a isoform X3 → MWTPLKRWSSQCWSMCGYIQSLSLEPKTMSWTQTVSLDPKEASCEEGYSSLPDHVPRRPVDCSRSLSDLSNHGNSFTSMVTERQSLSLSLPHLTVTQHAYLSPQTPSGQGLEVMSSGMKEILWSPSSVCGMSTPPSSRGMSPTTVSDLSHSASHLSGRVPSTPVDGKWTPSASTPSGSSPLPSLSEELEHTVQNTSTTLPPAKANEELIKELKKGTPTNISSKGDAGDGLSPITLMELSDFVKRTEGDREEDAITEAELQTLTHGRVDPLPAPGLDSSFSNATDAPLPLNSTHDTLSCNLASTPDRTPSTAKGMGQHPPMSSWPSFTPIENSFSPCAAEDTSVELSKGLCPYEPLFDLALPRLASLFVEKRTAEAQRNAGGQQEQREELEGEDLSATSPLEVLDRLIQQGHDLHEKVLRSPSLSSQSSEPHSGGKHHSAKGKGISPGAPDELALLRSQLLLMHNQLLYERHKREQHALRNRRLLRRVINATALEEQNSSMKAQLRLQDVEIQTLRVSLQEERQRSKQLQRDSEALVKQLHSQVQQLQQERNGYHTKTQELQSDLQDRQKRMGEMEAELQRANNKLGNTGHLLSQLSIKLNNSESMEQQMAFLNKQLLLLGEANKLCVEEIQRLGPEADKELKMLRACSAREVERLRQSSMQQSQRLEAAQQRITDLEAQLTKKEHLILEQKKLLENVKAQAKGQLQASENRYLAQKHVTQALQSELLQLYSQLEINSLSNSAPAGGAAEPSSPPNKSPNGNNAGSFTPAQISEPSKREENSYMCINGDFSPGSPPSPALINGSQEEDLSVLSCNSPLDVGSCPSAQSFLGIHNQELLNKRKSRHEEEPAPLTSLSHDLQEHNSEHAEKPRPCLSNEGMSVHSLSEPSDLQPVNRPRARAYNIQRRRQQDLRIMDYNETH, encoded by the exons ATGTGGACACCTTTGAAGAGGTGGTCAAG CCAATGCTGGAGCATGTGCGGATACATCCAGAGCTTGTCACTGGAACCAAAGACTATGAGCTGGACCCAAACAG TTTCCCTGGACCCGAAGGAGGCGTCTTGTGAGGAAGGCTACTCATCCCTGCCTGACCATGTGCCACGGCGCCCTGTTGATTGCAGCAGGTCCTTGTCGGACCTCAGCAACCATG GAAATTCTTTCACCTCGATGGTCACAGAGCGCcagtccctctctctttcattacCCCATCTCACAGTTACCCAGCATGCATACCTTAGCCCACAGACCCCCAGTGGACAG GGTCTTGAGGTGATGTCCTCAGGGATGAAGGAGATTTTATGGAGCCCTTCCTCTGTCTGTGGGATGAGTACCCCTCCTAGCTCTAGGGGAATGTCCCCCACCACTGTCTCTGATCTCTCACACAGTGCCTCGCACCTCTCGGGACGGGTCCCCAGCACACCAG TGGATGGAAAATGGACTCCATCTGCCTCCACGCCCTCAgggtcctctcctctcccttcacTCTCTGAAGAGCTTGAGCACACTGTCCAAAACACCAGCACTACTCTTCCTCCTGCAAAG GCAAATGAGGAGCTTATCAAAGAGCTAAAAAAAGGCACGCCCACAAATATCAGCAGCAAAG GGGATGCAGGAGATGGTTTGAGTCCCATTACGTTGATGGAGCTTTCTGACTTTGTGAAGCgaacagagggagacagagaggaag ATGCCATCACAGAGGCAGAGTTGCAGACACTAACCCATGGTCGTGTGGACCCACTGCCTGCACCAGGACTGGACTCCTCCTTTTCCAACGCTACTGATGCTCCACTCCCCTTGAACTCCACTCATGACACCCTGTCCTGTAATCTGGCCTCCACACCGGATAGAACCCCAAGTACTGCTAAAGGCATGGGGCAGCATCCCCCCATGTCCTCCTGGCCCTCTTTCACACCTATAGAGAACTCCTTCAGCCCCTGCGCTGCTGAGGACACCTCAGTGGAGCTGTCCAAGGGATTGTGTCCCTACGAGCCGCTGTTTGACCTGGCCTTACCCAGACTGGCCTCTCTGTTTGTGGAGAAGAGGACAGCAGAGGCTCAGCGGAATGCTGGAGGACAGcaggaacagagagaagagcTGGAAGGAGAGGATCTGTCTGCCACGTCTCCTCTTGAGGTGCTAGATCGTCTTATCCAGCAAGGCCATGACCTCCACGAGAAAGTGTTGAG ATCTCCTTCTCTGTCAAGCCAGTCATCTGAGCCACATTCAGGAGGTAAACATCATAGCGCTAAAGGAAAAG GTATAAGCCCAGGAGCTCCAGATGAATTAGCATTGCTGCGCAGTcaactgctgctaatgcataACCAACTGCTTTATGAGAGGCACAAAAGAGAGCAGCATGCACTGCGCAATCGCCGCCTCCTCCGCCGTGTTATCAACGCCACTGCATTGGAGGAGCAGAACAGCTCTATG aAGGCCCAGCTGCGGCTGCAGGATGTGGAGATCCAGACTCTGCGGGTAAGTCTGCAGGAAGAACGGCAGCGCTCAAAGCAACTTCAGCGGGATAGTGAGGCGCTTGTGAAGCAGCTCCACAGCCAGgtccagcagctccagcaggAGAGAAACGGCTACCATACCAAGACTCAGGAACTGCAG agtgatttgcaggacagacagaaaagaaTGGGTGAGATGGAGGCGGAGCTGCAGAGAGCCAATAACAAACTGGGCAATACAGGACACCTGCTCAGCCAGCTGTCTATTAAG CTCAACAACAGTGAAAGTATGGAGCAGCAGATGGCCTTCTTGAacaaacagctgctgctgctagGGGAAGCCAACAAACTGTGTGTGGAGGAAATCCAGCGTTTAGGACCTGAAGCAGATAAG GAGCTGAAGATGCTGCGGGCGTGTTCTGCACGAGAGGTTGAGAGGTTGAGACagagctccatgcagcagagccagaggctggaggcagcTCAGCAACGAATCACAGACCTGGAGGCCCAACTCACCAAGAAAGAACACCTCATTCTGGAGCAGAAGAAACTTCTGGAAAATGTCAAAGCCCAGGCCAA GGGGCAGCTGCAAGCTTCAGAGAACAGGTATTTGGCCCAAAAGCATGTGACTCAGGCACTGCAATCTGAACTGCTTCAGCTCTACAGCCAGCTAGAGATCAACAGTCTTTCCAACAGTGCACCAGCAGGGGGTGCTGCTGAACCCAGCAGCCCTCCAAACAAGAG CCCAAATGGCAATAATGCAGGGTCTTTCACACCAGCCCAAATCTCTGAGCCAAGCAAGAGAGAAGAGAATTCATACATGTGTATCAATGGTGACTTCTCTCCTGGATCTCCACCATCCCCTGCACTGATCAACGGCAGTCAGGAAGAAGACCTGTCTGTCCTGTCCTGCAACTCCCCACTGGATGTAGGCTCCTGTCCAAGTGCCCAGAGCTTCCTGGGAATTCACAACCAAGAGCTGTTGAATAAGAGGAAGAGCAGGCATGAGGAGGAACCAGCACCCCTCACCAGCCTGTCCCACGATCTGCAGGAACACAACTCAGAACATGCAGAAAAACCCCGACCTTGCCTGAGCAATGAGGGCATGTCAGTCCATAGCCTGTCAGAGCCATCTGACCTCCAGCCCGTGAATCGCCCCAGAGCCCGGGCCTACAACATTCAGAGACGGAGGCAGCAGGACCTGCGGATCATGGACTACAATGAAACGCATTAG
- the tsc1a gene encoding TSC complex subunit 1a isoform X2, whose product MAKDQPNVFDLLPLLESTDLHELEQVRSLLQESLSTDKGSVLVNDLVDYYLDTNSPQAADILSSVREPHDKHLLDKMNECMAKQSFRLPTLTLLGHVIRKQPSWIHKIPRFPLLASLLKCLKTESDIAVLITGVLVLIILLPMIPQTSKQLLFEFFDIFGRLAAWNQRNPGHAHGVYAVHLHASVYSLFHRLYGMYPCNFVSYLRAHYSMKENVDTFEEVVKPMLEHVRIHPELVTGTKDYELDPNRWKRFETHDIVIECAKVSLDPKEASCEEGYSSLPDHVPRRPVDCSRSLSDLSNHGNSFTSMVTERQSLSLSLPHLTVTQHAYLSPQTPSGQGLEVMSSGMKEILWSPSSVCGMSTPPSSRGMSPTTVSDLSHSASHLSGRVPSTPVDGKWTPSASTPSGSSPLPSLSEELEHTVQNTSTTLPPAKANEELIKELKKGTPTNISSKGDAGDGLSPITLMELSDFVKRTEGDREEDAITEAELQTLTHGRVDPLPAPGLDSSFSNATDAPLPLNSTHDTLSCNLASTPDRTPSTAKGMGQHPPMSSWPSFTPIENSFSPCAAEDTSVELSKGLCPYEPLFDLALPRLASLFVEKRTAEAQRNAGGQQEQREELEGEDLSATSPLEVLDRLIQQGHDLHEKVLRSPSLSSQSSEPHSGGISPGAPDELALLRSQLLLMHNQLLYERHKREQHALRNRRLLRRVINATALEEQNSSMKAQLRLQDVEIQTLRVSLQEERQRSKQLQRDSEALVKQLHSQVQQLQQERNGYHTKTQELQSDLQDRQKRMGEMEAELQRANNKLGNTGHLLSQLSIKLNNSESMEQQMAFLNKQLLLLGEANKLCVEEIQRLGPEADKELKMLRACSAREVERLRQSSMQQSQRLEAAQQRITDLEAQLTKKEHLILEQKKLLENVKAQAKGQLQASENRYLAQKHVTQALQSELLQLYSQLEINSLSNSAPAGGAAEPSSPPNKSPNGNNAGSFTPAQISEPSKREENSYMCINGDFSPGSPPSPALINGSQEEDLSVLSCNSPLDVGSCPSAQSFLGIHNQELLNKRKSRHEEEPAPLTSLSHDLQEHNSEHAEKPRPCLSNEGMSVHSLSEPSDLQPVNRPRARAYNIQRRRQQDLRIMDYNETH is encoded by the exons ATGGCCAAGGACCAGCCAAACGTGTTCGACCTCCTCCCCCTTTTGGAGTCCACAGATTTACATGAACTGGAACAGGTCAGAAGTCTCTTACAGGAGAGCCTCAGCACAG ATAAAGGATCTGTGCTTGTCAATGACCTTGTGGATTATTATTTGGACACCAACTCTCCTCAGGCTGCAGACATCCTGtcttctgtgagggagcctcACGATAAG CACCTTTTAGACAAGATGAACGAGTGTATGGCCAAGCAGAGCTTCAGACTACCAACCCTCACCCTCCTTGGCCATGTCATTCGTAAGCAGCCGTCGTGGATCCACAAGATACCTCGCTTCCCGCTGCTCGCTTCACTGCTCAAATGCCTCAAG ACTGAATCGGATATTGCAGTTCTCATAACTGGAGTGCTGGTGTTGATAATCCTGCTACCCATGATACCACAGACCAGCAAACAACTCCTGTTTGAGTTTTTCGACATCTTTGGAAGACTGGCAGCTTGGAATCAGAGAAATCCTG GCCATGCTCATGGAGTTTATGCAGTTCACCTTCATGCCAGTGTGTACTCACTTTTCCACCGCCTTTATGGCATGTACCCCTGCAACTTTGTGTCCTACCTGAGGGCCCACTATAGTATGAAGGAAAATGTGGACACCTTTGAAGAGGTGGTCAAG CCAATGCTGGAGCATGTGCGGATACATCCAGAGCTTGTCACTGGAACCAAAGACTATGAGCTGGACCCAAACAG GTGGAAGAGATTCGAAACTCACGATATTGTGATTGAATGTGCCAAAGTTTCCCTGGACCCGAAGGAGGCGTCTTGTGAGGAAGGCTACTCATCCCTGCCTGACCATGTGCCACGGCGCCCTGTTGATTGCAGCAGGTCCTTGTCGGACCTCAGCAACCATG GAAATTCTTTCACCTCGATGGTCACAGAGCGCcagtccctctctctttcattacCCCATCTCACAGTTACCCAGCATGCATACCTTAGCCCACAGACCCCCAGTGGACAG GGTCTTGAGGTGATGTCCTCAGGGATGAAGGAGATTTTATGGAGCCCTTCCTCTGTCTGTGGGATGAGTACCCCTCCTAGCTCTAGGGGAATGTCCCCCACCACTGTCTCTGATCTCTCACACAGTGCCTCGCACCTCTCGGGACGGGTCCCCAGCACACCAG TGGATGGAAAATGGACTCCATCTGCCTCCACGCCCTCAgggtcctctcctctcccttcacTCTCTGAAGAGCTTGAGCACACTGTCCAAAACACCAGCACTACTCTTCCTCCTGCAAAG GCAAATGAGGAGCTTATCAAAGAGCTAAAAAAAGGCACGCCCACAAATATCAGCAGCAAAG GGGATGCAGGAGATGGTTTGAGTCCCATTACGTTGATGGAGCTTTCTGACTTTGTGAAGCgaacagagggagacagagaggaag ATGCCATCACAGAGGCAGAGTTGCAGACACTAACCCATGGTCGTGTGGACCCACTGCCTGCACCAGGACTGGACTCCTCCTTTTCCAACGCTACTGATGCTCCACTCCCCTTGAACTCCACTCATGACACCCTGTCCTGTAATCTGGCCTCCACACCGGATAGAACCCCAAGTACTGCTAAAGGCATGGGGCAGCATCCCCCCATGTCCTCCTGGCCCTCTTTCACACCTATAGAGAACTCCTTCAGCCCCTGCGCTGCTGAGGACACCTCAGTGGAGCTGTCCAAGGGATTGTGTCCCTACGAGCCGCTGTTTGACCTGGCCTTACCCAGACTGGCCTCTCTGTTTGTGGAGAAGAGGACAGCAGAGGCTCAGCGGAATGCTGGAGGACAGcaggaacagagagaagagcTGGAAGGAGAGGATCTGTCTGCCACGTCTCCTCTTGAGGTGCTAGATCGTCTTATCCAGCAAGGCCATGACCTCCACGAGAAAGTGTTGAG ATCTCCTTCTCTGTCAAGCCAGTCATCTGAGCCACATTCAGGAG GTATAAGCCCAGGAGCTCCAGATGAATTAGCATTGCTGCGCAGTcaactgctgctaatgcataACCAACTGCTTTATGAGAGGCACAAAAGAGAGCAGCATGCACTGCGCAATCGCCGCCTCCTCCGCCGTGTTATCAACGCCACTGCATTGGAGGAGCAGAACAGCTCTATG aAGGCCCAGCTGCGGCTGCAGGATGTGGAGATCCAGACTCTGCGGGTAAGTCTGCAGGAAGAACGGCAGCGCTCAAAGCAACTTCAGCGGGATAGTGAGGCGCTTGTGAAGCAGCTCCACAGCCAGgtccagcagctccagcaggAGAGAAACGGCTACCATACCAAGACTCAGGAACTGCAG agtgatttgcaggacagacagaaaagaaTGGGTGAGATGGAGGCGGAGCTGCAGAGAGCCAATAACAAACTGGGCAATACAGGACACCTGCTCAGCCAGCTGTCTATTAAG CTCAACAACAGTGAAAGTATGGAGCAGCAGATGGCCTTCTTGAacaaacagctgctgctgctagGGGAAGCCAACAAACTGTGTGTGGAGGAAATCCAGCGTTTAGGACCTGAAGCAGATAAG GAGCTGAAGATGCTGCGGGCGTGTTCTGCACGAGAGGTTGAGAGGTTGAGACagagctccatgcagcagagccagaggctggaggcagcTCAGCAACGAATCACAGACCTGGAGGCCCAACTCACCAAGAAAGAACACCTCATTCTGGAGCAGAAGAAACTTCTGGAAAATGTCAAAGCCCAGGCCAA GGGGCAGCTGCAAGCTTCAGAGAACAGGTATTTGGCCCAAAAGCATGTGACTCAGGCACTGCAATCTGAACTGCTTCAGCTCTACAGCCAGCTAGAGATCAACAGTCTTTCCAACAGTGCACCAGCAGGGGGTGCTGCTGAACCCAGCAGCCCTCCAAACAAGAG CCCAAATGGCAATAATGCAGGGTCTTTCACACCAGCCCAAATCTCTGAGCCAAGCAAGAGAGAAGAGAATTCATACATGTGTATCAATGGTGACTTCTCTCCTGGATCTCCACCATCCCCTGCACTGATCAACGGCAGTCAGGAAGAAGACCTGTCTGTCCTGTCCTGCAACTCCCCACTGGATGTAGGCTCCTGTCCAAGTGCCCAGAGCTTCCTGGGAATTCACAACCAAGAGCTGTTGAATAAGAGGAAGAGCAGGCATGAGGAGGAACCAGCACCCCTCACCAGCCTGTCCCACGATCTGCAGGAACACAACTCAGAACATGCAGAAAAACCCCGACCTTGCCTGAGCAATGAGGGCATGTCAGTCCATAGCCTGTCAGAGCCATCTGACCTCCAGCCCGTGAATCGCCCCAGAGCCCGGGCCTACAACATTCAGAGACGGAGGCAGCAGGACCTGCGGATCATGGACTACAATGAAACGCATTAG
- the tsc1a gene encoding TSC complex subunit 1a isoform X1 codes for MAKDQPNVFDLLPLLESTDLHELEQVRSLLQESLSTDKGSVLVNDLVDYYLDTNSPQAADILSSVREPHDKHLLDKMNECMAKQSFRLPTLTLLGHVIRKQPSWIHKIPRFPLLASLLKCLKTESDIAVLITGVLVLIILLPMIPQTSKQLLFEFFDIFGRLAAWNQRNPGHAHGVYAVHLHASVYSLFHRLYGMYPCNFVSYLRAHYSMKENVDTFEEVVKPMLEHVRIHPELVTGTKDYELDPNRWKRFETHDIVIECAKVSLDPKEASCEEGYSSLPDHVPRRPVDCSRSLSDLSNHGNSFTSMVTERQSLSLSLPHLTVTQHAYLSPQTPSGQGLEVMSSGMKEILWSPSSVCGMSTPPSSRGMSPTTVSDLSHSASHLSGRVPSTPVDGKWTPSASTPSGSSPLPSLSEELEHTVQNTSTTLPPAKANEELIKELKKGTPTNISSKGDAGDGLSPITLMELSDFVKRTEGDREEDAITEAELQTLTHGRVDPLPAPGLDSSFSNATDAPLPLNSTHDTLSCNLASTPDRTPSTAKGMGQHPPMSSWPSFTPIENSFSPCAAEDTSVELSKGLCPYEPLFDLALPRLASLFVEKRTAEAQRNAGGQQEQREELEGEDLSATSPLEVLDRLIQQGHDLHEKVLRSPSLSSQSSEPHSGGKHHSAKGKGISPGAPDELALLRSQLLLMHNQLLYERHKREQHALRNRRLLRRVINATALEEQNSSMKAQLRLQDVEIQTLRVSLQEERQRSKQLQRDSEALVKQLHSQVQQLQQERNGYHTKTQELQSDLQDRQKRMGEMEAELQRANNKLGNTGHLLSQLSIKLNNSESMEQQMAFLNKQLLLLGEANKLCVEEIQRLGPEADKELKMLRACSAREVERLRQSSMQQSQRLEAAQQRITDLEAQLTKKEHLILEQKKLLENVKAQAKGQLQASENRYLAQKHVTQALQSELLQLYSQLEINSLSNSAPAGGAAEPSSPPNKSPNGNNAGSFTPAQISEPSKREENSYMCINGDFSPGSPPSPALINGSQEEDLSVLSCNSPLDVGSCPSAQSFLGIHNQELLNKRKSRHEEEPAPLTSLSHDLQEHNSEHAEKPRPCLSNEGMSVHSLSEPSDLQPVNRPRARAYNIQRRRQQDLRIMDYNETH; via the exons ATGGCCAAGGACCAGCCAAACGTGTTCGACCTCCTCCCCCTTTTGGAGTCCACAGATTTACATGAACTGGAACAGGTCAGAAGTCTCTTACAGGAGAGCCTCAGCACAG ATAAAGGATCTGTGCTTGTCAATGACCTTGTGGATTATTATTTGGACACCAACTCTCCTCAGGCTGCAGACATCCTGtcttctgtgagggagcctcACGATAAG CACCTTTTAGACAAGATGAACGAGTGTATGGCCAAGCAGAGCTTCAGACTACCAACCCTCACCCTCCTTGGCCATGTCATTCGTAAGCAGCCGTCGTGGATCCACAAGATACCTCGCTTCCCGCTGCTCGCTTCACTGCTCAAATGCCTCAAG ACTGAATCGGATATTGCAGTTCTCATAACTGGAGTGCTGGTGTTGATAATCCTGCTACCCATGATACCACAGACCAGCAAACAACTCCTGTTTGAGTTTTTCGACATCTTTGGAAGACTGGCAGCTTGGAATCAGAGAAATCCTG GCCATGCTCATGGAGTTTATGCAGTTCACCTTCATGCCAGTGTGTACTCACTTTTCCACCGCCTTTATGGCATGTACCCCTGCAACTTTGTGTCCTACCTGAGGGCCCACTATAGTATGAAGGAAAATGTGGACACCTTTGAAGAGGTGGTCAAG CCAATGCTGGAGCATGTGCGGATACATCCAGAGCTTGTCACTGGAACCAAAGACTATGAGCTGGACCCAAACAG GTGGAAGAGATTCGAAACTCACGATATTGTGATTGAATGTGCCAAAGTTTCCCTGGACCCGAAGGAGGCGTCTTGTGAGGAAGGCTACTCATCCCTGCCTGACCATGTGCCACGGCGCCCTGTTGATTGCAGCAGGTCCTTGTCGGACCTCAGCAACCATG GAAATTCTTTCACCTCGATGGTCACAGAGCGCcagtccctctctctttcattacCCCATCTCACAGTTACCCAGCATGCATACCTTAGCCCACAGACCCCCAGTGGACAG GGTCTTGAGGTGATGTCCTCAGGGATGAAGGAGATTTTATGGAGCCCTTCCTCTGTCTGTGGGATGAGTACCCCTCCTAGCTCTAGGGGAATGTCCCCCACCACTGTCTCTGATCTCTCACACAGTGCCTCGCACCTCTCGGGACGGGTCCCCAGCACACCAG TGGATGGAAAATGGACTCCATCTGCCTCCACGCCCTCAgggtcctctcctctcccttcacTCTCTGAAGAGCTTGAGCACACTGTCCAAAACACCAGCACTACTCTTCCTCCTGCAAAG GCAAATGAGGAGCTTATCAAAGAGCTAAAAAAAGGCACGCCCACAAATATCAGCAGCAAAG GGGATGCAGGAGATGGTTTGAGTCCCATTACGTTGATGGAGCTTTCTGACTTTGTGAAGCgaacagagggagacagagaggaag ATGCCATCACAGAGGCAGAGTTGCAGACACTAACCCATGGTCGTGTGGACCCACTGCCTGCACCAGGACTGGACTCCTCCTTTTCCAACGCTACTGATGCTCCACTCCCCTTGAACTCCACTCATGACACCCTGTCCTGTAATCTGGCCTCCACACCGGATAGAACCCCAAGTACTGCTAAAGGCATGGGGCAGCATCCCCCCATGTCCTCCTGGCCCTCTTTCACACCTATAGAGAACTCCTTCAGCCCCTGCGCTGCTGAGGACACCTCAGTGGAGCTGTCCAAGGGATTGTGTCCCTACGAGCCGCTGTTTGACCTGGCCTTACCCAGACTGGCCTCTCTGTTTGTGGAGAAGAGGACAGCAGAGGCTCAGCGGAATGCTGGAGGACAGcaggaacagagagaagagcTGGAAGGAGAGGATCTGTCTGCCACGTCTCCTCTTGAGGTGCTAGATCGTCTTATCCAGCAAGGCCATGACCTCCACGAGAAAGTGTTGAG ATCTCCTTCTCTGTCAAGCCAGTCATCTGAGCCACATTCAGGAGGTAAACATCATAGCGCTAAAGGAAAAG GTATAAGCCCAGGAGCTCCAGATGAATTAGCATTGCTGCGCAGTcaactgctgctaatgcataACCAACTGCTTTATGAGAGGCACAAAAGAGAGCAGCATGCACTGCGCAATCGCCGCCTCCTCCGCCGTGTTATCAACGCCACTGCATTGGAGGAGCAGAACAGCTCTATG aAGGCCCAGCTGCGGCTGCAGGATGTGGAGATCCAGACTCTGCGGGTAAGTCTGCAGGAAGAACGGCAGCGCTCAAAGCAACTTCAGCGGGATAGTGAGGCGCTTGTGAAGCAGCTCCACAGCCAGgtccagcagctccagcaggAGAGAAACGGCTACCATACCAAGACTCAGGAACTGCAG agtgatttgcaggacagacagaaaagaaTGGGTGAGATGGAGGCGGAGCTGCAGAGAGCCAATAACAAACTGGGCAATACAGGACACCTGCTCAGCCAGCTGTCTATTAAG CTCAACAACAGTGAAAGTATGGAGCAGCAGATGGCCTTCTTGAacaaacagctgctgctgctagGGGAAGCCAACAAACTGTGTGTGGAGGAAATCCAGCGTTTAGGACCTGAAGCAGATAAG GAGCTGAAGATGCTGCGGGCGTGTTCTGCACGAGAGGTTGAGAGGTTGAGACagagctccatgcagcagagccagaggctggaggcagcTCAGCAACGAATCACAGACCTGGAGGCCCAACTCACCAAGAAAGAACACCTCATTCTGGAGCAGAAGAAACTTCTGGAAAATGTCAAAGCCCAGGCCAA GGGGCAGCTGCAAGCTTCAGAGAACAGGTATTTGGCCCAAAAGCATGTGACTCAGGCACTGCAATCTGAACTGCTTCAGCTCTACAGCCAGCTAGAGATCAACAGTCTTTCCAACAGTGCACCAGCAGGGGGTGCTGCTGAACCCAGCAGCCCTCCAAACAAGAG CCCAAATGGCAATAATGCAGGGTCTTTCACACCAGCCCAAATCTCTGAGCCAAGCAAGAGAGAAGAGAATTCATACATGTGTATCAATGGTGACTTCTCTCCTGGATCTCCACCATCCCCTGCACTGATCAACGGCAGTCAGGAAGAAGACCTGTCTGTCCTGTCCTGCAACTCCCCACTGGATGTAGGCTCCTGTCCAAGTGCCCAGAGCTTCCTGGGAATTCACAACCAAGAGCTGTTGAATAAGAGGAAGAGCAGGCATGAGGAGGAACCAGCACCCCTCACCAGCCTGTCCCACGATCTGCAGGAACACAACTCAGAACATGCAGAAAAACCCCGACCTTGCCTGAGCAATGAGGGCATGTCAGTCCATAGCCTGTCAGAGCCATCTGACCTCCAGCCCGTGAATCGCCCCAGAGCCCGGGCCTACAACATTCAGAGACGGAGGCAGCAGGACCTGCGGATCATGGACTACAATGAAACGCATTAG